A genomic segment from Conger conger chromosome 2, fConCon1.1, whole genome shotgun sequence encodes:
- the si:dkey-121b10.7 gene encoding heparan sulfate glucosamine 3-O-sulfotransferase 6, with protein MGCSIWRTRFNFGQLKAQSKVSVFFTMIIIFTYLFYCLTGYCDSLPRPVYDHQTLTNTNKYDVVDTVHNEFGSLAPSPQQQLGAQGHWNRSSTISVAQELPGLSELHSILQQIGHVHQQVSNGETAKTEDVDNSISVFNNFGTKKFPQAIIIGVKKGGTRALLEFLRIHPDVRAVGAEPHFFDRFYDKGLEWYRNLMPRTLDGQVTMEKTPSYFVTKEAPHRVFAMSRHTKLIVVVRDPVTRAVSDYTQTLSKNPGLPTFQNLVYKNSSRGLIDTSWSAVRIGIYAKHLENWLQYFPLSGLLFVSGERLVTDPAGEMGRVQDFLGLKRVITDKHFYFNQTKGFPCLKKPEGSSRPRCLGKSKGRAHPHIPPEVLLRLRDFYRPFNLKFYQMTGQDFGWD; from the exons ATGGGATGTAGTATATGGAGGACTAGGTTCAACTTTGGACAACTGAAGGCGCAGTCCAAAGTTTCGGTATTTTTTAccatgattattattttcacttatttattttactgtcttACCGGATATTGCGACTCCCTTCCGAGACCAGTGTATGACCATCAAACTTTAacgaacacaaacaaatacGATGTAGTGGACACCGTGCATAACGAATTCGGCTCTTTGGCGCCTTCACCTCAGCAACAACTTGGCGCACAGGGCCACTGGAACAGAAGTTCTACAATTTCAGTAGCCCAAGAACTTCCTGGCTTGAGTGAGCTACACTCCATCCTGCAACAGATTGGACACGTACATCAACAGGTATCGAACGGTGAAACGGCGAAAACAGAAGATGTCGACAACAGCATCTCTGTGTTCAACAACTTCGGGACCAAAAAATTCCCACAGGCCATAATCATTGGCGTGAAGAAAGGGGGTACGAGAGCGCTGCTCGAATTTCTTCGCATTCACCCTGACGTTAGAGCTGTCGGTGCTGAGCCGCACTTCTTCGACAGGTTTTATGACAAGGGACTCGAATGGTACAG AAACCTGATGCCTCGGACATTGGATGGCCAGGTCACCATGGAGAAGACGCCCAGCTACTTTGTGACCAAGGAGGCTCCCCACCGCGTCTTCGCCATGAGCCGTCACACCAAACTCATTGTGGTGGTCCGGGACCCTGTGACAAGGGCCGTGTCTGACTACACCCAGACCCTGTCCAAAAACCCGGGGCTGCCCACCTTCCAGAACCTGGTCTACAAGAACTCGAGCAGGGGGCTGATAGACACCTCCTGGAGTGCTGTCCGCATCGGTATCTACGCCAAGCACCTGGAGAACTGGCTGCAGTATTTCCCCCTCTCGGGTCTACTGTTCGTCAGCGGGGAGCGGCTGGTAACCGACCCCGCGGGAGAGATGGGCCGAGTGCAGGACTTTCTGGGCCTGAAGCGTGTCATCACCGACAAGCACTTCTACTTCAATCAGACTAAGggcttcccctgcctgaagaaACCGGAGGGCAGCAGCCGCCCGCGCTGCCTGGGCAAATCCAAGGGTCGCGCTcacccccacatcccccccGAAGTGCTGCTCCGGCTCAGGGACTTCTACAGACCGTTCAACCTTAAGTTCTACCAAATGACCGGCCAGGATTTTGGCTGGGACTGA